In Acinetobacter piscicola, a single window of DNA contains:
- a CDS encoding XRE family transcriptional regulator, whose protein sequence is MSKVLIELSESARNARSMILQSLAVVNNGEIASKLGLDPTTLSKMKNEKKNNGLSELDVFCELLQLIGLKIVAADDVYCSVETAEATRELLRNCFNSPDYMRILFK, encoded by the coding sequence ATGAGCAAAGTATTAATCGAATTATCAGAAAGTGCTAGAAATGCAAGATCGATGATTTTGCAATCTCTTGCAGTTGTAAACAATGGAGAGATTGCGAGCAAATTAGGTCTCGATCCGACAACACTTTCAAAGATGAAAAATGAAAAGAAAAACAATGGTTTGTCCGAGTTAGATGTTTTTTGCGAACTGTTGCAGCTTATTGGCTTAAAGATAGTCGCTGCAGACGATGTTTATTGTTCTGTTGAAACAGCAGAGGCGACACGAGAACTATTGAGAAATTGTTTTAATTCTCCTGACTACATGCGGATTTTATTTAAATAA
- a CDS encoding ATP-binding protein gives MNAISLINHGFQQVEAYCTIHRIAKVQSGPFQTCPKCAVNHVETTNQDRQAEVDRMVRDKHFSSAMLPARHANSGFRNYMLDSNNPGQANARSQCVSYTKSIAMGVKSNLIMVGSTGVGKTHLACAAARTLLSKGLYVRYITSEELTQKIMNAWDKDSKGQSEESVIHDFTQYHLLILDEYGLHDREKRLELVHKVLYARYDAGKPTMLISNLTLAELQKDLGDRLWSRFQHDGLTVVECNWADQRVQKSGAV, from the coding sequence ATGAATGCAATTTCTCTAATCAACCACGGTTTTCAACAAGTGGAAGCATATTGCACCATACACCGTATTGCTAAGGTTCAGTCTGGTCCATTTCAAACTTGCCCTAAGTGCGCCGTGAATCACGTTGAAACAACCAATCAAGATCGCCAAGCTGAAGTAGATCGTATGGTTCGTGATAAACATTTCTCAAGCGCAATGCTTCCAGCTCGTCATGCAAATTCAGGATTTAGAAATTACATGTTGGATTCAAACAATCCTGGTCAAGCAAATGCGAGAAGTCAGTGTGTGAGTTACACCAAATCAATCGCAATGGGCGTTAAATCAAATTTAATCATGGTGGGTAGTACTGGCGTTGGTAAAACACATTTAGCGTGTGCAGCAGCAAGAACTCTACTCAGCAAAGGACTGTATGTTCGCTATATCACCAGCGAAGAACTTACTCAAAAAATCATGAATGCTTGGGATAAGGACAGCAAAGGTCAATCTGAAGAATCTGTAATTCATGATTTTACTCAATACCACTTATTGATCTTGGATGAATACGGTTTACACGATCGCGAAAAGCGCTTGGAACTGGTCCATAAAGTTTTATATGCACGTTATGACGCAGGTAAGCCGACCATGCTGATTTCAAATCTCACTTTAGCTGAATTGCAAAAAGACTTAGGAGATCGTCTTTGGTCTCGCTTTCAACATGATGGTTTGACGGTGGTTGAGTGTAATTGGGCAGATCAGCGTGTGCAAAAGAGTGGTGCGGTATGA